AGGGGTCATCACCATAATCGGTGTTGTTCAAGCACTATTGGTCGATTTTGTGTTACTAGTCGGTTTAGGTATCGAGGTACAAAGTCTGCCGTTGTTTATTGTGACAACGATTATCACCAGCATGGTGTTTGTAACGTTGATTCAAATGCTTGTCACGACGCTAGCTGATGTTGGCCGTTTCATCGCCATTCTCGTCCTAATTATGCAATTAACGACAAGCGCGGGTACCTTCCCACTTGCGTTAATTCCAGAGGCACTGCAGCCATTTAACGCATTCTTCCCGATGACGTACACCGTCCAGGCGTTTAAAGCCGTCATCTCAAGCGGAGACTTTGCTTACATGTGGCAAAATAACATAATCTTGCTCGCCTACATGGCTGGATTTATGCTTGTTACATTTATCTACCTTGCATTTACGTTCAAACGTAAACAGGGCAGTGCTGGATTAGTGGAAAAAACAGCATAAGATTTGATAACATTGGATTCGCGGTTGCGGATCCAATGTTTTTTTATGTAGTTTGGCATGTATTTGATTATGCAGATAAATGAAGGAAAAATGCAGGCAAGAGAATAAAGTCAGCAGGTGGCGGAAACATTTTCGCAGGTTGTAAAATAGGTAATATAAAACACCACACCGGGATTTTGAACGATCCAAAAAAGAAAGGGAGTGGGCAGACAAATGATAAAAGCAGTATTATTCGATTTAGATGGAACGTTATTAGACCGGGATGAATCGGTAAAAAAGTTCATTGACCACCAATATGACAGGCTGCATAGAATCGTAGGACATATTCCGCGAGAGAACTATATAAAGAGATTTATAGAATTGGATCAACGCGGATATGTTTGGAAGGATAAGGTGTATCAGCGGTTGGTGGAGGAGTTTCAAATAACGGCGATGACATGGGAAGAACTGCTTCAAGACTACCTCTCAGAATTCAAAAATCACTGCTTTCCATTCCCGAATCTCATTTCCACACTGGATAAATTAAAAAGCCGCGACATCAGATTAGGCATGATTACAAATGGAAGAGGACAGTTCCAGCTCGATAATATTAAGGCATTAGGAATTGAAAAGTATTTTGACACTATCTTAATATCAGAATGGGAAGGAATTAAGAAACCAGACCCCGAAATTTTTAAAAGAGCCCTGAATCAGCTCAACGTTTCAGCTCAGCAGAGTATTTTTGTCGGGGACCACCCTGAGAATGATGTGAAAGCGGCTCAGAATGTTGGAATGAAAGGGGTTTGGAAGAAAGACCCTCAATGGGAGTCGATTGAAGCGGATTACATAGTGGATGATCTAGCCGAATTACTTTTATTTTTAAATAAGGAGAACTAAACAATGAATTATTTGGTCATCGGTGATGTTCACGGTTGCTATTATACGTTTAAGAATCTGATTACGAAGCATTGGAACAAGGAGAATGAAGTGCTGATTCAGCTGGCAAGGCAATTAAAAGCGGACTTTCCCGAGCAAGCTATCTTTTTAAAAGGAAATCATGAGTTTGAAATCATTGATCATGTACTAAATCAGCCCAACCACAATTGGCTTCGGCAATGTGGGGAGGAAACGCTGCGGCAGTATGAGGCCGAGAAGCGAGATTGCAAGGATGATGTGAGTTGGATGAAGGAGCTGCCGCTATTTTTCGAAAATGAGCACTTGTTTGTAAGCCATGCCGGAATCGCGGAGCAAGCGACGAATCCGTTTAAGGAGGACGATGGATACAGTGTCCTTTGGAATCGAAGTCCCTTGAAGAACATTGGTAAACTGCAGATTATTGGTCACACGCCGTGTGAGGAGCCTAAGTATGATGAACATAGTCATTCTTGGAATATTGATACGGGTGCAGCCTACACAGGTTTTCTCACGGGTGTAAAAATCCAACCGAATGGCGAGGTAATTGAATTCATCCGGGAAAAAACAGATAGCAGAGATAAATAGATTGGTCTTTTAAAAAAAAGCCGTAGAAGTTAGTATCGGAGGTTGTTTAAAATGAATAGTCCTATCCATAATCAAATCGGGACAGTTTTTATTCCAGTAAAAGACATAGAGAGAGCAAGAGATTGGTATTGTGATCTATTAGGTATCGAAGCAGCGGGTGAAATCCAGTTTGGCCATCTTTATGTCATTCCCATGGAAGGTACGGAGATTGTTTTAGATAGCAAAATCTATTCCGAAAATAATGTATTTCAAACACCGGTGTTCCATTTCAATACCTTAAACATTGAAGAAGCTTTTACGTTTATGAAAAATAAAGGTGTTAACGTTGTAACGGACGTTCAACATGGGCATTATTTTAATTTCAAAGACCCGGATGGAAATCTTTTAATGATTTGTAAATGTTAGAACAAAGGCAGTGGAAATGAATCCACTGCCTTTCGAATGCTGAGCGTTTTCCATGGCTGCGTATTAGAGGTGCCCTTCATCTGTACTTATAGGTGTAGCAATTACATGGATAAATAAAATGTAAACTGGAAACAGCAAGCCAGACCCAAAAATCAACAGACTAAATCTAGGAAAAAGCATCAACCCTGAATTAAGAGGAACAAAAACAGTGAAAAAGTAGAATAAAATAATAAAATAAGGGACCCAGAGAATAAGTGTCCAATAACTGTTTTTACTGCCTAACAGCCATTTTTTCGTTAAGCTAATAAATATAAGAGTCGCAAGTAGAAGTCCAATAACATTAATAACAGCAATGACAATGTAAACATGATCCCATTCCCATCCGGTTAACTCACTAATATGAGAAACATTTATTATGAGTTCGATGGCGATAAACAATGCTAAAGCGTATAGGGCACTAATCGTATTTAACCTTATAAAAAAACTCATCATAACCTCCGTAATAGACGTAAACTCGTATTCCATTATACCTCTTCTTAACCGAATCTGGGCTAAATTCGAATGATAAGCCCTTCCACCCAAACCATCTTTTTTAAAAAAAACAAACTAGATTGTAGCACATGGCCATCTTAATAGAGGAATTTTCATTCTTCTCGCGAAAAAGGTATAGCGGTTAATTTGTAAAGAGAGGTTTTGTAGATGACAATTAAAATAGCATATGGGAAGCATCCATCACAATTTGGTGAATTGCGTAGACCCGAGGCGCCCGGAAACTGTCCTGTGGTGGTGAGTATTCACGGCGGTTTTTGGCAGTCGAAATATAGTCTTGAGGAAAACGAACCATTAGCTGAAGATTTGGCGCGGCGCGGTTATGCAACGTGGAATATTGAGTACCGCCGGATCGGTGAGGAAGGCGGGGCGTGGCCGGGTACTTTCCATGATGTAGTCAGTGCGGTTAATCACCTAGACCAGCTGAAGGACACTTATCAGCTTGACCTTTCAAAATTGGTGGTCATCGGGCATTCAGCCGGCGGTCACTTGGCACTTTTGTTGGGATCATTTTTGAATGTAAAGGACAGCCCATTGGTCGTTCCACTAAAAGGAATTATCAGCCTCGCTGGGGTTACAGACCTTGACCAAATGCTGCAGATACATAAGGAAAGAGGGATGTCCAGTCCCGTTACAGCGTTTCTAGGCGACTCAATGGAAGAATTACCAATTGCGTCCCCAATCGAATTGCTGCCCTTGAATGTGGAGCAAGTTTTAATTCATGGTGAGTTAGACCGTCATGTTCCGGTCTCTTTGAGTCAGGAATATCATCGGAGGGCAAGGGAGCTGGGGGATAGCGTCCGATTAATCAGACTCCCGGAAGCAGAGCATTTTATGGTTGTGGACCCAACTTCCTCAGTATGGAAAGCGGTGACAGATTCAGTGGAGGGATTGATATGAAACTGTTAGACCCTACTACTCTTCCGGAATGGCTTCCGCCCCATTCGCTGCAATGGTACGAACAGTTGGGAAGGCTCGAAGGAAAATACCAATATTCGTGGAAATCTACCTATACAAACCCAAATGGAGAGTCGATTTTTGATGAAGAGGTGGCTAGTGTCATCAGGAACAAAAAAGTGTTAGATGTTGGCTGCGGCCATGGGGAATTCACGATGCAGTGTGCCAAGTATGCAAAATAAATCGTCGGCTTTGATGTAACCGAAAAATTCAATAAATTGGGGGTGGAAAACAGTCGTACGAATGTATCTTTTGTGGTGGGATGAGTTTGATTGTGCCTATGATCGAAAGGGTCCAACTTCGGTTTATCCCCATCTGAAAAAAGTAGTGAAGAAGGGCGGAGAGATTCTCGGGCTACATCCCGGTGATGAGCTGGGAAAAGAATTACCAATCCTATTCCCAAATCTCTTCAAAGTCACCGAGGGGACACCTAACTTAGAGAATATCCAAAAAAGATTGGAATTGAGCCAGCTGAATCGGACGTGGAAGTAGTAAATAGTATTGAATATCTGCACACTCCAGAGGACGTCATTAAATATCGTTGTTTTGGGTAACATCCAAAAATCTATGAAACTCTTGTAAAAGAAACCCTATCAGAGATAACAAAAATTTTCGAGAAACACGCAGGAAGTGAAGGTCTGCCGATAACATTTTCCCGTTATATTGTGCGAGCCAGTGTGTAGGGAGTGAAGCCGATGCAAAAAGATGTGATAAAAGCGATTGAACTACGACATGTAGGGAAAGCCGTGGAGTCAAACGAATCACTTTTAAAAGTAGTACAGGAGTTTCCAACAGACCCCTATGTGAACTACCAATGTGCCTGGAGCTTTGATTTATTAGGGAAGGAAACCGAAGCCATACCCTTTTATGAAAAATCGATTGACATGGGGCTGTCTGGAAAGGATTTAGAGGGAGCCATACTTGGTTTAGGAAGTTCCTACCGTACCATAGGAGAATATGCAAAGTCGAAAAACGTTTTTCAAAAGGGTCTGGATTTATTTCCGAGCAATCGGGCTTTAAAGGTATTCTATTCAATGACACTTTATAATTTAAAAGAGCATAATACTGCCATGGAGATTCTGCTTACCAGTTTGATTGAAACGACATCGGATGAGGATATCCTCCATTATAAAAGGGCGATTCAATTCTATTCGGATAAATTGGATAAAACTTGGAAGTAGCAAAAGTAGGTATGCTGTAACGGGTTCCGTTTCCCATCGCAAAAAGTGAATTTACGGCTTAAAATGTAATTTAAAATGCACGTCAATTTGCACCGTATTTGCGGTGCTTTTTCTTCTAGAAAAATAAAATAGCCCAGAACCTTATGGAACTAAGCTATTCCCTGTATTTATTTTGGAGTTTGCTTAACTCCCCTGTTGGTTTAATAAGAAGATCCCATAAAAAGCCAAATTTATCTCACCTTCTGTGTATTAAGCTACCCTTATCCCGTTATCTTTTAAGTGCAGACACTTATCTTTTGGGCGGTTTAACATTATATGTAAACTGATCTGCTTTACCATCAACAATTTTATCGCTGATTAACCTAATGATATTGCCATCTTGAGCGTGTTTTACACGCAATCTATCCTCTTCATAGAGTTCTGATTGTGGCGAAATATAAAAAAAGAAATCCTCTTCGGAAATCCTATTGTTGTCGTATGTGTATCCCTCATAATGAAGATCGGCAAATTTTTTCAACCCGCACACGCTTCGTCCATACTTCATTAATTTTCCATTATGGTCGACATAAAAAAGCTCTTGTAATATACAAATAGTTATGATAATTTATTCGTAAGCGTTTCATAATAAACAACAAATTAAATTGGCGTGTTACTGGTAATGCAGGCAAGACCAAAATAATTTGCTCTATTTCTTAACGGGATAGGTGCATCTTATTTTGGTCTTTTTTTGTTTTACTCATATCAGTAATTCGTAAAGGGGGATAACGGTTTGGATTATAAACAGCTAGGCAAAGACATATTGAAACTTGTAGGTGGAAAAGAAAATGTAGCGATGATAACCCATTGTGCGACCCGACTTCGATTTGAATTCTATGACTCTTCTAAAGTCGAAGTTGCTAAAATCGAAAAGTTACAGGGCGTCATCTCAGTCGTCAATAAAGGCGGTCAATTCCAAGTTATCGTGGGAAATGAGGTCCAACAAGCCTTCCGTACCATCAAAAATGAAATGGGCGAGCACCCGAGGAGTGCAAATGCTAATACTGCCAAAGAAGAAAAAAAGAGCGTCATTTCTCGTTTAATCAGCGTCATTTCTACCACATTCGCACCATTTATCCCTGCCATTATTGGTGCCGGGATGATCAAAGCCGTGCTGGCAGTGCTTGTGTTAACAGGCGTATTAACCAATGAAAGCCAAACTTTCTTTATCTTAAACACTGTCGCGGATGCAGCATTCTTCTTTATGCCTGTACTACTTGCATACGGAGCATCAATTAAGTTCGGAACCAACCCGGTGTTATCCATGACTATCGCCGGCGTGTTACTACACCCGAACTGGTCGTCGGTTTTAGCCTCTGAAGAAGCTCTTTTCTTTATGGGCATACCAGTACGCTTAACTGATTATGCTGGTTCTGTTTTACCGATAATTATTACCGTATGGATTATGTCTTACATTGAACGCTTTGCTGAACGTGTTTCACCATCGATCATTAAGTTTTTTTTGAAACCAATGTTAATCCTAATCATTACCGCTCCTCTTGCGTTAATCGTCATTGGACCAATTGGCACATACTTAAATGATCTTGTTGCTCTTGGCGCAGAAGGCATTAACAACCGTGCAAGCTGGTTAATCCCAATGCTAATGGGTGGACTACAGCCGTTCCTAATTATTACCGGAACTGCTTGGGCAATGACTCCTATTGCTACAACGCAGCTATCCAATAATGGAGAAGAAATGATCAATGGCCCAGGAATGCTTGCATCCAACATTGCACAAGGTGCCGCTACGCTTGCGGTTGCGATGAAAACAAAAAACAAAGAGCTAAAACAATTAGCTAGTTCTTCTGGTTTCACTGCCTTAATTGGGATTACAGAGCCATCGCTTTACGGAGTTACGCTTAAACTAAAGAAACCATTAATCGCAGCGATGATTGGCGGGGCATGTGGGGGAATTTATGCCGGTCTTTCTGGTCTTGTCCGCTACGCATTCGTTTCACCAGGACTTGCGGCTATCCCTGCCTTTATCGGGGAGAATCCAATGAATATCGTACACGCACTTATTACCATTGCGATTGCATTTGTCGTCACATTTGCCACAACCTGGATTTTAGGTTTTGAGGACCCGGTAGAAGAAACACAAACACATGCAAAAAAGGGAACAACGAATCAAGCAGAGGTGATCGCTAGCCCGCTATCAGGAAAAGTCATTCCGCTTAACACTGTAAAAGATCATGTCTTTGCAAATGAACTGATTGGAAAAGGGATTGCGATTTTACCAGATCAAAATGAAGTGAGAGCACCGTTTGCCGGTGAGGTCGTAACAATGATGGAATCTAAGCACGCCGTTGGTCTTCGAAGCGACAATGGTATTGAATTACTAATCCATGTGGGGATTGACACCGTCAGTCTAAAAGGGGAATACTTTGAGACGCACGTAAAACAAGGAGACCGCGTAGAACAAGGTGATGCGCTTGTCACATTCGATCGTCAATCCATTCAAGCAAAGGGATATGAAACAGTCACACCGATCATCATCACTAACCATGACAAATTTAACGAATTGGATCCAGTTAAAGAAAAACACATTTCTTTAGGCGAACCACTGATGCATATTACGAAACTGGAGGCATAAATTATGCATTACACAAAACTGAAGCCATTCCCAAAGGATTTTCTTTGGGGGGCTTCCACATCTGCTTATCAAGTTGAAGGCGCTTGGGATGAAGACGGCAAAGGAAAATCAGTCATTGATATGATGGAGCATCCAGAAGGAACCGCCGGCTTCACCGTAGCGAGTGACCACTACCATCACTACAAAGAAGATATCAAGCTGTTCCATGAACTTGGACTAAAGGCATACCGTTTTTCTATTGCGTGGACGCGCATTTTACCAGAAGGCACCGGTACCGTTAATGAAAAAGGTCTCGCCCACTACGAGCGTGTTATCGACGAATTGCTTCGTTACGGAATCGAACCCATCGTCACGCTGTACCATTTTGACCTTCCATACGCACTTGAAGAAAAAGGCGGATGGAACAACCGCGAGACGATTGATGCCTTCGTGAACTATGCCCGCATTTTATTTGAACGCTTTGGCGGCAAAGTCACGCACTGGCTTACGATTAATGAACAAAACACGCTCATTTTACATCCTGGCGCTGTCGGTATTCCGAAAGGCGGATCGTTGCCTTCCAAAAAAGAGCTCTATCAGCAAAACCACCATATGCTTGTTGCCCAAGGAAAAGCGATGTCACTCTGCCATGAACTCTGTCCACAAGCAAAAATTGGACCAGCACTAAACATGACATCCATGTACCAAGCAACCAGCAAACCGGAAGACGCAATTGCTGCTCACAACTGGGAAGTGCTCCGCGGCTGGAGTTTTCTCGATCTTGCTGTACACGGACGGTACAACCGGTTATTATGGAGTTACTTAGAAGAGCGGTGCTGGATACCAGCGATTGAAGAAGGCGATTTGCTTGCAATCCAACAAGGGCAGCCTGATTTTATTGCTATCAATTATTATTCAACTGCAACGATTGCAGAGAGTACCGGAGACGCAAGTGATGTAAGCCCTCGAGCTGGTGACCAGCAAATTATGCTAGGCGAACCCGGCGTCTATCGACCAGAGGAAAATCCATACGTCGATAAAACAAAATACGGCTGGGTCATCGATTCGGTTGGCTTACGCCTCACCCTGAGAAAAGTATACGAACGGTACCAGCTGCCGATCATCATTACCGAAAACGGCATCGGTGCACCCGATGAATTCACAGAAGATGGCGCTGTTCACGACGATTACCGAATCGACTTTATTCAAGCACATCTTGAACAAATTCAATGGGCTCTTTCTGACGGCGTTGAAGTGTTCGGTTACTGCCCATGGGCTGCGATGGACGTTGTCAGCACGCATCAAGGCTACGCCAAACGATACGGATTCATTTACGTAAATCGAGGAGAATTTGACTTAAAAGACATGAGCCGAATCAAAAAAGACAGTTTTTACTGGTATCAACGTGTCATTGCATCCAACGGAAATGAAGGACTAAGCCAGCGCACGTAAATGTCACGATAAAGATGGTGATGATTAATGAAGGTAGAAAAAGTATTAAATAACAGCCTTGTGCTCTCAAGAGATGAAAACGGACAAGAAATCATTGTCATGGGAAAAGGACTTGGCTTCAATAGCAAAGAAGGCGATCTCATTCAGGAAAGCTCTGTCGAAAAAATCTTCACGCCAAACGATCAGCGCACAAAACAAGAATACGTCCACCTACTCGAAAGCATCCCACGAGACTACTTGGACACAATCAATAGTGCACTCGAAGAAATGAAATCCGCTTGGCGTAACGAACTCGACGACCGCTACTTCCTAATGCTGCTCGACCACATCGCCTTCGCCATCGAACGCGTCGAAAAAGGCGTAATCTTACAAAATAAACTCTTAAACGACATACGCATTCACTACCCGGAAGAGTACGCAGCAGGCATGATTGTCATCACTCACCTAAACGAGCACCTGCACATCAACTTACCCGAAGAAGAAGCTGGCAATATCGCCTTTCACCTTGTCAACGCCAAAAACGAGGAAGAAAACTTTGAAAACACTGTACTCGCCGTCACCATGCT
This genomic stretch from Neobacillus niacini harbors:
- a CDS encoding HAD family hydrolase; its protein translation is MIKAVLFDLDGTLLDRDESVKKFIDHQYDRLHRIVGHIPRENYIKRFIELDQRGYVWKDKVYQRLVEEFQITAMTWEELLQDYLSEFKNHCFPFPNLISTLDKLKSRDIRLGMITNGRGQFQLDNIKALGIEKYFDTILISEWEGIKKPDPEIFKRALNQLNVSAQQSIFVGDHPENDVKAAQNVGMKGVWKKDPQWESIEADYIVDDLAELLLFLNKEN
- a CDS encoding metallophosphoesterase, which encodes MNYLVIGDVHGCYYTFKNLITKHWNKENEVLIQLARQLKADFPEQAIFLKGNHEFEIIDHVLNQPNHNWLRQCGEETLRQYEAEKRDCKDDVSWMKELPLFFENEHLFVSHAGIAEQATNPFKEDDGYSVLWNRSPLKNIGKLQIIGHTPCEEPKYDEHSHSWNIDTGAAYTGFLTGVKIQPNGEVIEFIREKTDSRDK
- a CDS encoding VOC family protein, translating into MNSPIHNQIGTVFIPVKDIERARDWYCDLLGIEAAGEIQFGHLYVIPMEGTEIVLDSKIYSENNVFQTPVFHFNTLNIEEAFTFMKNKGVNVVTDVQHGHYFNFKDPDGNLLMICKC
- a CDS encoding alpha/beta hydrolase translates to MTIKIAYGKHPSQFGELRRPEAPGNCPVVVSIHGGFWQSKYSLEENEPLAEDLARRGYATWNIEYRRIGEEGGAWPGTFHDVVSAVNHLDQLKDTYQLDLSKLVVIGHSAGGHLALLLGSFLNVKDSPLVVPLKGIISLAGVTDLDQMLQIHKERGMSSPVTAFLGDSMEELPIASPIELLPLNVEQVLIHGELDRHVPVSLSQEYHRRARELGDSVRLIRLPEAEHFMVVDPTSSVWKAVTDSVEGLI
- a CDS encoding tetratricopeptide repeat protein, producing the protein MQKDVIKAIELRHVGKAVESNESLLKVVQEFPTDPYVNYQCAWSFDLLGKETEAIPFYEKSIDMGLSGKDLEGAILGLGSSYRTIGEYAKSKNVFQKGLDLFPSNRALKVFYSMTLYNLKEHNTAMEILLTSLIETTSDEDILHYKRAIQFYSDKLDKTWK
- a CDS encoding beta-glucoside-specific PTS transporter subunit IIABC encodes the protein MDYKQLGKDILKLVGGKENVAMITHCATRLRFEFYDSSKVEVAKIEKLQGVISVVNKGGQFQVIVGNEVQQAFRTIKNEMGEHPRSANANTAKEEKKSVISRLISVISTTFAPFIPAIIGAGMIKAVLAVLVLTGVLTNESQTFFILNTVADAAFFFMPVLLAYGASIKFGTNPVLSMTIAGVLLHPNWSSVLASEEALFFMGIPVRLTDYAGSVLPIIITVWIMSYIERFAERVSPSIIKFFLKPMLILIITAPLALIVIGPIGTYLNDLVALGAEGINNRASWLIPMLMGGLQPFLIITGTAWAMTPIATTQLSNNGEEMINGPGMLASNIAQGAATLAVAMKTKNKELKQLASSSGFTALIGITEPSLYGVTLKLKKPLIAAMIGGACGGIYAGLSGLVRYAFVSPGLAAIPAFIGENPMNIVHALITIAIAFVVTFATTWILGFEDPVEETQTHAKKGTTNQAEVIASPLSGKVIPLNTVKDHVFANELIGKGIAILPDQNEVRAPFAGEVVTMMESKHAVGLRSDNGIELLIHVGIDTVSLKGEYFETHVKQGDRVEQGDALVTFDRQSIQAKGYETVTPIIITNHDKFNELDPVKEKHISLGEPLMHITKLEA
- a CDS encoding glycoside hydrolase family 1 protein, encoding MHYTKLKPFPKDFLWGASTSAYQVEGAWDEDGKGKSVIDMMEHPEGTAGFTVASDHYHHYKEDIKLFHELGLKAYRFSIAWTRILPEGTGTVNEKGLAHYERVIDELLRYGIEPIVTLYHFDLPYALEEKGGWNNRETIDAFVNYARILFERFGGKVTHWLTINEQNTLILHPGAVGIPKGGSLPSKKELYQQNHHMLVAQGKAMSLCHELCPQAKIGPALNMTSMYQATSKPEDAIAAHNWEVLRGWSFLDLAVHGRYNRLLWSYLEERCWIPAIEEGDLLAIQQGQPDFIAINYYSTATIAESTGDASDVSPRAGDQQIMLGEPGVYRPEENPYVDKTKYGWVIDSVGLRLTLRKVYERYQLPIIITENGIGAPDEFTEDGAVHDDYRIDFIQAHLEQIQWALSDGVEVFGYCPWAAMDVVSTHQGYAKRYGFIYVNRGEFDLKDMSRIKKDSFYWYQRVIASNGNEGLSQRT
- a CDS encoding PRD domain-containing protein encodes the protein MKVEKVLNNSLVLSRDENGQEIIVMGKGLGFNSKEGDLIQESSVEKIFTPNDQRTKQEYVHLLESIPRDYLDTINSALEEMKSAWRNELDDRYFLMLLDHIAFAIERVEKGVILQNKLLNDIRIHYPEEYAAGMIVITHLNEHLHINLPEEEAGNIAFHLVNAKNEEENFENTVLAVTMLKDILNIVRYQLNVKLDHQSMRYNRFVTHLQYFIRRIFDNKQLNSKDSFLYEHHKTKYPDEFKCSQSIATYCENMTGNYITNEEVFYLIIHLVRFSTNET